Proteins found in one Macaca nemestrina isolate mMacNem1 chromosome 4, mMacNem.hap1, whole genome shotgun sequence genomic segment:
- the LOC105494208 gene encoding adipocyte enhancer-binding protein 1 isoform X2, whose product MAAVRGAPLLGCLLALLALCPGGRPQTVLTDDEIEEFLEGFLSELGPEPREDDMEAPPPPEPTPRVRKAQAGGKPGARPGAAAEVPPEKTKDKGKKGKKDKGPKVPKESLEGSPKPPKKGKEKPPKATKKPKEKPPKATKKPKEKPPKATKKPKEKPPKATKKPPSGKRPPTLAPSETLEWPLPPPPSPGPEELPQEGGGPLPNNWQNPGEETRVEAREHQPEPEEETELPTLDYNDQIEREDYEDFEYIRRQKQPRPPPSRRRRPERVWPEPPEEKAPAPAPAPEERIEPPVKPLLPLLPPDYGDGYVIPNYDDMDYYFGPPPPQKPDAERQTDEEKEELKKPKKEDGRPKEETDKWAVEKGKDHKEPRKGEEVEEEWTPTEKVKCPPIGMESHRIEDNQIRASSMLRHGLGAQRGRLNMQAGATEDDYYDGAWCAEDDARTQWIEVDTRRTTRFTGVITQGRDSSIHDDFVTTFFVGFSNDSQTWVMYTNGYEEMTFHGNVDKDTPVLSELPEPVVARFIRIYPLTWNGSLCMRLEVLGCPVAPVYSYYAQNEVVATDDLDFRHHSYKDMRQLMKVVNEECPTITRTYSLGKSSRGLKIYAMEISDNPGEHELGEPEFRYTAGIHGNEVLGRELLLLLMQYLCREYRDGNPRVRSLVQDTRIHLVPSLNPDGYEVAAQMGSEFGNWALGLWTEEGFDIFEDFPDLNSVLWGAEERKWVPYRVPNNNLPIPERYLSPDATVSTEVRAIIAWMEKNPFVLGANLNGGERLVSYPYDMTRTPTQEQLLAAAMAAARGEDEDEVSEAQETPDHAIFRWLAISFASAHLTLTEPYRGGCQAQDYTGGMGIVNGAKWNPRSGTINDFSYLHTNCLELSFYLGCDKFPHESELPREWENNKEALLTFMEQVHRGIKGVVTDEQGIPIANATISVSGINHGVKTASGGDYWRILNPGEYRVTAHAEGYTPSAKTCNVDYDIGATQCNFILARSNWKRIREIMAMNGNRPIPHIDPSRPMTPQQRRLQQRRLQHRLRLRAQMRLRRLNATTTLGPHTVPSTLPPAPATTLSTTIEPWGLVPPTTAGWEESETETYTEVVTEFGTEVEPEFGTKVEPEFETQLETEFETQLEPEFETQLEPEFEEEEEEEEEEEEEIATGQAFPFTTVETYTVNFGDF is encoded by the exons ATGGCGGCCGTGCGCGGGGCGCCCCTGCTTGGCTGCCTCTTGGCGTTGCTGGCCCTGTGCCCCGGAGGGCGCCCGCAGACGGTGCTGACCGACGACGAGATCGAGGAGTTCCTCGAGGGCTTCCTGTCAGAGCTAGGACCTGAGCCCCGGGAGGACGACATGGAGGCCCCGCCGCCTCCCGAGCCCACCCCGCGGGTCCGAAAAGCCCAGGCGGGGGGCAAGCCCGGGGCGCGGCCGGGGGCGGCCGCAGAAG TGCCTCCGGAAAAGACCAAAGACAAAGggaagaaaggcaagaaagaCAAAGGCCCCAAGGTGCCCAAGGAGTCCCTGGAGGGGTCCCCCAAGCCGCccaagaaggggaaggagaagccaCCCAAGGCCACCAAGAAGCCCAAGGAGAAGCCACCTAAGGCCACCAAGAAGCCCAAGGAGAAGCCACCCAAGGCCACCAAGAAGCCCAAGGAGAAGCCACCCAAGGCCACCAAGAAGCCCCCGTCAGGGAAGAGGCCCCCCACTCTGGCTCCCTCAGAAACCCTGGAGTGgccactgcccccaccccccagccctggccccgAGGAGCTACCCCAGGAGGGAG GGGGGCCCCTCCCAAATAACTGGCAGAATCCAGGAGAGGAGACCCGTGTGGAGGCACGGGAGCACCAGCCTG AGCCGGAGGAGGAGACTGAGCTACCCACACTGGACTACAATGACCAGATCGAGAGGGAGGACTATGAGGACT TTGAGTACATTCGGCGCCAGAAGCAGCCCAGGCCACCCCCAAGCAGAAGGAGGAGGCCCGAGCGGGTCTGGCCAGAGCCCCCTGAGGAGAAAGCCCCAGCCCCAGCGCCGGCCCCGGAGGAGAGGATTG AGCCGCCTGTGAAGCCTCTTCTGCCCCTGCTGCCCCCTGACTATGGTGATGGCTACGTGATCCCCAATTATGATGACA TGGACTATTACTTTGGGCCTCCTCCACCCCAGAAGCCCGATGCTGAGCGCCAGACGGACGAAGAGAAGGAGGAGCTGA AGAAACCCAAAAAGGAGGATGGCAGGCCCAAGGAGGAGACCGACAAGTGGGCAGTGGAGAAGGGCAAGGACCATAAAG AGCCCCGAAAGGgcgaggaggtggaggaggagtgGACGCCTACAGAGAAAGTCA AGTGTCCCCCCATTGGGATGGAGTCACACCGTATCGAGGACAACCAGATCCGAGCCTCCTCCATGCTGCGCCACGGCCTGGGGGCACAGCGCGGCCGGCTCAACATGCAG GCCGGTGCCACCGAGGACGACTACTATGATGGCGCATGGTGTGCCGAGGACGATGCCAGGACCCAGTGGATAGAGGTGGACACCAGGAGGACTACCCGGTTCACAGGCGTCATCACCCAGGGCCGAGACTCCAGCATCCA TGACGATTTTGTGACCACCTTCTTCGTGGGCTTCAGCAACGACAGCCAGACGTGGGTGATGTACACCAACGGCTATGAGGAAATG ACCTTTCATGGGAACGTGGACAAGGACACACCCGTGCTGAGTGAGCTCCCAGAGCCGGTGGTGGCTCGTTTCATCCGCATCTACCCACTCACCTGGAATGGCAGCCTGTGCATGCGCCTGGAGGTGCTGGGGTGCCCTGTGGCCC CTGTCTACAGCTACTATGCACAGAACGAGGTGGTGGCCACCGATGACCTGGATTTCCGGCACCACAGCTACAAGGACATGCGCCAG CTCATGAAGGTGGTGAATGAGGAGTGCCCCACCATCACCCGCActtacagcctgggcaaaagctCGCGAGGCCTCAAGATCTATGCCATGGAGATCTCAGACAACCCTGGGGAGCATGAACTGG GGGAGCCCGAGTTCCGCTACACTGCTGGGATCCATGGCAACGAGGTGCTGGGCcgagagctgctgctgctgctcatgCAGTACCTGTGCCGCGAGTACCGCGATGGGAACCCGCGTGTGCGCAGCCTGGTGCAGGACACACGCATCCACCTGGTGCCCTCACTGAACCCTGATGGCTACGAGGTGGCAGCGCAGATG GGCTCAGAGTTTGGGAACTGGGCGCTGGGATTGTGGACCGAGGAGGGCTTTGACATCTTTGAAGATTTCCCGGATCTCAACTCTGTGCTCTGGGGAGCTGAGGAGAGGAAATGGGTCCCCTACCGGGTCCCCAACAACAATTTGCCCATCCCTGAACGCTACCTTTCGCCAGATGCCACG GTATCCACAGAGGTCCGGGCCATCATTGCCTGGATGGAAAAGAACCCCTTCGTGCTGGGAGCAAATCTGAACGGCGGTGAGCGGCTAGTATCCTACCCCTACGACATGACCCGCACGCCTACCCAGGAGCAGCTGCTGGCCGCAGCCATGGCAGCCGCCCGCGGAGAGGATGAGGATGAGGTCTCTGAGGCCCAGGAGACCCCAGACCACGCCATCTTCCGCTGGCTCGCCATCTCCTTCGCCTCCGCCCACCTCACCTTGACCGAGCCCTATCGCGGAGGCTGCCAAGCCCAGGACTACACCGGCGGCATGGGCATCGTCAACGGGGCCAAGTGGAACCCCCGGTCCGGGA CTATCAATGACTTCAGTTATCTGCATACCAACTGCCTGGAGCTCTCCTTCTACCTGGGCTGTGACAAGTTCCCTCATGAGAGTGAGCTGCCCCGCGAGTGGGAGAACAACAAGGAGGCGCTGCTCACCTTCATGGAGCAG GTGCACCGCGGCATTAAGGGGGTGGTGACGGACGAGCAAGGCATCCCCATTGCCAACGCCACCATCTCTGTGAGTGGCATTAATCACGGCGTGAAGACAG CCAGTGGTGGTGATTACTGGCGAATCTTGAACCCGGGTGAGTACCGCGTGACAGCCCACGCGGAGGGCTACACCCCGAGTGCCAAGACCTGTAATGTTGACTATGACATCGGGGCCACTCAGTGCAACTTCATCCTGGCTCGCTCCAACTGGAAGCGCATCCGGGAGATCATGGCCATGAACGGGAATCGGCCTATCCCACACATAGACCCATCGCGCCCTATGACCCCCCAGCAGCGACGCCTGCAGCAGCGGCGCCTACAGCACCGTCTGCGGCTTCGGGCACAGATGCGGCTGCGGCGCCTCAACGCCACCACCACCCTAGGCCCCCACACTGTGCCTTCCACGctgccccctgcccctgccaccaCCCTGAGCACTACCATAGAGCCCTGGGGCCTTGTACCCCCAACCACCGCTGGCTGGGAGGAGTCGGAGACTGAGACCTACACAGAGGTGGTGACAGAGTTTGGGACCGAGGTGGAGCCCGAGTTTGGGACCAAGGTGGAGCCCGAGTTTGAGACCCAGTTGGAGACTGAGTTTGAGACCCAGCTGGAGCCTGAGTTTGAGACCCAGCTGGAGCCTGAGtttgaggaagaggaagaggaggaggaggaggaggaagaggagatagCCACTGGCCAGGCATTCCCCTTCACAACAGTTGAGACCTACACAGTGAACTTTGGGGACTTCTGA
- the LOC105494208 gene encoding adipocyte enhancer-binding protein 1 isoform X1 — MAAVRGAPLLGCLLALLALCPGGRPQTVLTDDEIEEFLEGFLSELGPEPREDDMEAPPPPEPTPRVRKAQAGGKPGARPGAAAEASGHPSLLPLPSYSRRTHVVPPEKTKDKGKKGKKDKGPKVPKESLEGSPKPPKKGKEKPPKATKKPKEKPPKATKKPKEKPPKATKKPKEKPPKATKKPPSGKRPPTLAPSETLEWPLPPPPSPGPEELPQEGGGPLPNNWQNPGEETRVEAREHQPEPEEETELPTLDYNDQIEREDYEDFEYIRRQKQPRPPPSRRRRPERVWPEPPEEKAPAPAPAPEERIEPPVKPLLPLLPPDYGDGYVIPNYDDMDYYFGPPPPQKPDAERQTDEEKEELKKPKKEDGRPKEETDKWAVEKGKDHKEPRKGEEVEEEWTPTEKVKCPPIGMESHRIEDNQIRASSMLRHGLGAQRGRLNMQAGATEDDYYDGAWCAEDDARTQWIEVDTRRTTRFTGVITQGRDSSIHDDFVTTFFVGFSNDSQTWVMYTNGYEEMTFHGNVDKDTPVLSELPEPVVARFIRIYPLTWNGSLCMRLEVLGCPVAPVYSYYAQNEVVATDDLDFRHHSYKDMRQLMKVVNEECPTITRTYSLGKSSRGLKIYAMEISDNPGEHELGEPEFRYTAGIHGNEVLGRELLLLLMQYLCREYRDGNPRVRSLVQDTRIHLVPSLNPDGYEVAAQMGSEFGNWALGLWTEEGFDIFEDFPDLNSVLWGAEERKWVPYRVPNNNLPIPERYLSPDATVSTEVRAIIAWMEKNPFVLGANLNGGERLVSYPYDMTRTPTQEQLLAAAMAAARGEDEDEVSEAQETPDHAIFRWLAISFASAHLTLTEPYRGGCQAQDYTGGMGIVNGAKWNPRSGTINDFSYLHTNCLELSFYLGCDKFPHESELPREWENNKEALLTFMEQVHRGIKGVVTDEQGIPIANATISVSGINHGVKTASGGDYWRILNPGEYRVTAHAEGYTPSAKTCNVDYDIGATQCNFILARSNWKRIREIMAMNGNRPIPHIDPSRPMTPQQRRLQQRRLQHRLRLRAQMRLRRLNATTTLGPHTVPSTLPPAPATTLSTTIEPWGLVPPTTAGWEESETETYTEVVTEFGTEVEPEFGTKVEPEFETQLETEFETQLEPEFETQLEPEFEEEEEEEEEEEEEIATGQAFPFTTVETYTVNFGDF, encoded by the exons ATGGCGGCCGTGCGCGGGGCGCCCCTGCTTGGCTGCCTCTTGGCGTTGCTGGCCCTGTGCCCCGGAGGGCGCCCGCAGACGGTGCTGACCGACGACGAGATCGAGGAGTTCCTCGAGGGCTTCCTGTCAGAGCTAGGACCTGAGCCCCGGGAGGACGACATGGAGGCCCCGCCGCCTCCCGAGCCCACCCCGCGGGTCCGAAAAGCCCAGGCGGGGGGCAAGCCCGGGGCGCGGCCGGGGGCGGCCGCAGAAG CTTCAGGtcatccctccctcctgcctttgccttccTACTCCAGGAGGACTCACGTAG TGCCTCCGGAAAAGACCAAAGACAAAGggaagaaaggcaagaaagaCAAAGGCCCCAAGGTGCCCAAGGAGTCCCTGGAGGGGTCCCCCAAGCCGCccaagaaggggaaggagaagccaCCCAAGGCCACCAAGAAGCCCAAGGAGAAGCCACCTAAGGCCACCAAGAAGCCCAAGGAGAAGCCACCCAAGGCCACCAAGAAGCCCAAGGAGAAGCCACCCAAGGCCACCAAGAAGCCCCCGTCAGGGAAGAGGCCCCCCACTCTGGCTCCCTCAGAAACCCTGGAGTGgccactgcccccaccccccagccctggccccgAGGAGCTACCCCAGGAGGGAG GGGGGCCCCTCCCAAATAACTGGCAGAATCCAGGAGAGGAGACCCGTGTGGAGGCACGGGAGCACCAGCCTG AGCCGGAGGAGGAGACTGAGCTACCCACACTGGACTACAATGACCAGATCGAGAGGGAGGACTATGAGGACT TTGAGTACATTCGGCGCCAGAAGCAGCCCAGGCCACCCCCAAGCAGAAGGAGGAGGCCCGAGCGGGTCTGGCCAGAGCCCCCTGAGGAGAAAGCCCCAGCCCCAGCGCCGGCCCCGGAGGAGAGGATTG AGCCGCCTGTGAAGCCTCTTCTGCCCCTGCTGCCCCCTGACTATGGTGATGGCTACGTGATCCCCAATTATGATGACA TGGACTATTACTTTGGGCCTCCTCCACCCCAGAAGCCCGATGCTGAGCGCCAGACGGACGAAGAGAAGGAGGAGCTGA AGAAACCCAAAAAGGAGGATGGCAGGCCCAAGGAGGAGACCGACAAGTGGGCAGTGGAGAAGGGCAAGGACCATAAAG AGCCCCGAAAGGgcgaggaggtggaggaggagtgGACGCCTACAGAGAAAGTCA AGTGTCCCCCCATTGGGATGGAGTCACACCGTATCGAGGACAACCAGATCCGAGCCTCCTCCATGCTGCGCCACGGCCTGGGGGCACAGCGCGGCCGGCTCAACATGCAG GCCGGTGCCACCGAGGACGACTACTATGATGGCGCATGGTGTGCCGAGGACGATGCCAGGACCCAGTGGATAGAGGTGGACACCAGGAGGACTACCCGGTTCACAGGCGTCATCACCCAGGGCCGAGACTCCAGCATCCA TGACGATTTTGTGACCACCTTCTTCGTGGGCTTCAGCAACGACAGCCAGACGTGGGTGATGTACACCAACGGCTATGAGGAAATG ACCTTTCATGGGAACGTGGACAAGGACACACCCGTGCTGAGTGAGCTCCCAGAGCCGGTGGTGGCTCGTTTCATCCGCATCTACCCACTCACCTGGAATGGCAGCCTGTGCATGCGCCTGGAGGTGCTGGGGTGCCCTGTGGCCC CTGTCTACAGCTACTATGCACAGAACGAGGTGGTGGCCACCGATGACCTGGATTTCCGGCACCACAGCTACAAGGACATGCGCCAG CTCATGAAGGTGGTGAATGAGGAGTGCCCCACCATCACCCGCActtacagcctgggcaaaagctCGCGAGGCCTCAAGATCTATGCCATGGAGATCTCAGACAACCCTGGGGAGCATGAACTGG GGGAGCCCGAGTTCCGCTACACTGCTGGGATCCATGGCAACGAGGTGCTGGGCcgagagctgctgctgctgctcatgCAGTACCTGTGCCGCGAGTACCGCGATGGGAACCCGCGTGTGCGCAGCCTGGTGCAGGACACACGCATCCACCTGGTGCCCTCACTGAACCCTGATGGCTACGAGGTGGCAGCGCAGATG GGCTCAGAGTTTGGGAACTGGGCGCTGGGATTGTGGACCGAGGAGGGCTTTGACATCTTTGAAGATTTCCCGGATCTCAACTCTGTGCTCTGGGGAGCTGAGGAGAGGAAATGGGTCCCCTACCGGGTCCCCAACAACAATTTGCCCATCCCTGAACGCTACCTTTCGCCAGATGCCACG GTATCCACAGAGGTCCGGGCCATCATTGCCTGGATGGAAAAGAACCCCTTCGTGCTGGGAGCAAATCTGAACGGCGGTGAGCGGCTAGTATCCTACCCCTACGACATGACCCGCACGCCTACCCAGGAGCAGCTGCTGGCCGCAGCCATGGCAGCCGCCCGCGGAGAGGATGAGGATGAGGTCTCTGAGGCCCAGGAGACCCCAGACCACGCCATCTTCCGCTGGCTCGCCATCTCCTTCGCCTCCGCCCACCTCACCTTGACCGAGCCCTATCGCGGAGGCTGCCAAGCCCAGGACTACACCGGCGGCATGGGCATCGTCAACGGGGCCAAGTGGAACCCCCGGTCCGGGA CTATCAATGACTTCAGTTATCTGCATACCAACTGCCTGGAGCTCTCCTTCTACCTGGGCTGTGACAAGTTCCCTCATGAGAGTGAGCTGCCCCGCGAGTGGGAGAACAACAAGGAGGCGCTGCTCACCTTCATGGAGCAG GTGCACCGCGGCATTAAGGGGGTGGTGACGGACGAGCAAGGCATCCCCATTGCCAACGCCACCATCTCTGTGAGTGGCATTAATCACGGCGTGAAGACAG CCAGTGGTGGTGATTACTGGCGAATCTTGAACCCGGGTGAGTACCGCGTGACAGCCCACGCGGAGGGCTACACCCCGAGTGCCAAGACCTGTAATGTTGACTATGACATCGGGGCCACTCAGTGCAACTTCATCCTGGCTCGCTCCAACTGGAAGCGCATCCGGGAGATCATGGCCATGAACGGGAATCGGCCTATCCCACACATAGACCCATCGCGCCCTATGACCCCCCAGCAGCGACGCCTGCAGCAGCGGCGCCTACAGCACCGTCTGCGGCTTCGGGCACAGATGCGGCTGCGGCGCCTCAACGCCACCACCACCCTAGGCCCCCACACTGTGCCTTCCACGctgccccctgcccctgccaccaCCCTGAGCACTACCATAGAGCCCTGGGGCCTTGTACCCCCAACCACCGCTGGCTGGGAGGAGTCGGAGACTGAGACCTACACAGAGGTGGTGACAGAGTTTGGGACCGAGGTGGAGCCCGAGTTTGGGACCAAGGTGGAGCCCGAGTTTGAGACCCAGTTGGAGACTGAGTTTGAGACCCAGCTGGAGCCTGAGTTTGAGACCCAGCTGGAGCCTGAGtttgaggaagaggaagaggaggaggaggaggaggaagaggagatagCCACTGGCCAGGCATTCCCCTTCACAACAGTTGAGACCTACACAGTGAACTTTGGGGACTTCTGA